From a single Andrena cerasifolii isolate SP2316 chromosome 8, iyAndCera1_principal, whole genome shotgun sequence genomic region:
- the Rnh1 gene encoding ribonuclease H1, with amino-acid sequence MKIPQLSFLCSTLRNMAPSYYAVAKGRKPGIYSTWDQCKTQVHQYSGPVYKKFSSQAEAENFIKQNANSTKGNKLSVAAPAFGKRSLQQRSASSDASNEKPSSKKRKLIVINELNSECTAPKKTPSDYIIDKDGYVNVYTDGACSKNGRKGSRAGIGVWFGDDHPMNVSKALEGRATNNHAEIQAVTVAARQAKKAGIENLKINTDSQFLLYCIQTWMPKWKNNGWKTVSNKPVINKVELLEMEEALVSLNIKWNHVNGHVGIYGNEMADKLARAGCLEY; translated from the exons ATGAAAATACCTCAGTTAAGTTTTCTGTGTAGTACACTCAGAAATATGGCACCATCGTATTATGCAGTTGCCAAAGGTCGCAAGCCTGGGATTTACAGTACTTG GGATCAATGTAAAACCCAGGTTCACCAATATTCTGGCCCTGTGTATAAAAAATTCAGTTCACAAGCAGAGGCAGAGAATTTCATTAAACAAAATGCAAACTCGACTAAGGGAAATAAGTTGTCAGTTGCAGCACCTGCGTTTGGGAAAAG ATCGCTACAACAGAGAAGTGCATCTTCAGATGCCAGTAATGAAAAGCCGTCTTCGAAGAAGCGCAAATTAATAGTCATAAATGAATTGAACTCAGAATGTACTGCaccaaaa aaaacaccgtCAGATTATATTATCGATAAAGATGGTTATGTGAATGTTTACACGGATGGTGCTTGTAGTAAGAACGGTAGAAAAGGTTCGCGCGCAGGTATAGGAGTTTGGTTTGGCGACGATCATCCCAT GAATGTATCGAAAGCACTCGAAGGTCGAGCGACTAACAACCATGCAGAAATTCAGGCCGTGACTGTAGCGGCCCGGCAAGCGAAGAAGGCGGGTATAGAGAATTTAAAGATCAACACGGACTCACAGTTCCTCCTGTATTGTATACAAACTTGGATGCCAAAGTGGAAAAATAACGGATGGAAAACCGTAAGCAATAAGCCTGTTATAAATAAGGTCGAGCTGCTAGAAATGGAGGAGGCGCTTGTCTCTTTGAATATAAAATGG aacCACGTGAATGGTCATGTTGGAATTTATGGTAACGAAATGGCTGACAAATTAGCGAGAGCAGGTTGTTTGGAATATTAA
- the Rad17 gene encoding rad17 checkpoint clamp loader component isoform X2 — MNSCAHQHYNMAHSKKNSSWLMPSFDNEPVRKSPKVNRTVSHAFETSVFKAPSTLLLPRRKSTSDLSALLEACEPRNPSELVVSRQKQQEISNWLQYKVRRGRPCALILSGSSGCGKTTAIRVLAKENDFNVTEWITPIDPAMDENNRVMRQGDRFEEFLIRATRYKSVLSSYSSRILLIKDFPNVYMDEKDSFHSLLGKYFEMGKEPIVFICTDSGNSRLLQMLFPPNIREKFGIDMININPVTQAAMKNALKRISCTLNSIAGHMLDVTQEKIDEILSNSIGDIRNAVLNIIFISLRVPDEQQENKCNAREEALGLLHGVGRVINPKRVQNGNSWKFAHDPDEIAAFFQSQATVFLRFLQENYLNTMRGIEEVNVCGDILSLADVLNSEWRDPNLNKVTLSFCARGVMVANEKPVSGWNPVRKPQSDSINVLTKMSGSR, encoded by the exons ATGAATTCTTGTGCACATCAACATTATAACATGGCCCATTCAAAG AAAAATAGCAGTTGGCTGATGCCATCGTTCGACAACGAACCTGTTAGAAAGTCGCCGAAAGTGAATCGCACTGTGTCACACGCTTTCGAGACCAGTGTGTTCAAAGCGCCAAGCACCCTACTACTTCCTAGGAGAAAAAGTACAAGCGATCTGTCTGCTTTGCTGGAAGCTTGCGAGCCACGAAATCCTTCTGAATTAGTAGTCAGCAGACAGAAACAGCAAGAGATTTCGAACTGGCTACAATATAAAGTGAGAAGGGGCCGACCGTGCGCGTTAATTTTATCTGGCTCGTCGGGGTGTGGGAAAACCACTGCGATAAGAGTACTTGCCAAGGAAAATGATTTCAATGTCACCGAGTGGATCACCCCTATTGATCCAGCGATGGATGAAAATA ATAGGGTAATGAGACAAGGAGACAGATTTGAAGAGTTTTTAATTAGAGCTACTCGTTATAAGTCGGTCTTAAGTAGTTACTCCAGTCGTATTCTTCTAATCAAGGATTTTCCGAATGTCTATATGGATGAGAAAGATAGCTTTCACTCTCTGTTGGG AAAATACTTTGAGATGGGAAAGGAACCTATAGTCTTCATATGTACGGACTCAGGGAATTCAAGATTACTGCAAATGCTATTTCCTCCTAATATAAGAGAAAAATTTGGCATCGATATGATCAA TATAAATCCTGTTACGCAAGCTGCGATGAAGAACGCACTGAAACGAATAAGCTGTACTTTAAATTCAATCGCTGGGCACATGCTGGATGTTACCCAAGAGAAGATTGATGAAATCTTATCGAACAGTATAGGCGACATCAGAAATGCAGTcttgaatattattttcatttcattGAGAG TACCTGACGAACAGCAAGAAAACAAATGCAATGCTCGAGAAGAGGCCTTGGGACTTTTACATGGTGTTGGACGAGTAATTAACCCAAAGA GAGTTCAGAATGGGAATTCTTGGAAATTCGCCCACGATCCCGATGAAATAGCAGCTTTTTTTCAATCACAAGCGACGGTGTTCCTGCGCTTCCtccaagaaaattatttaaataccatGAGGGGTATAGAGGAAGTGAACGTCTGTGGAGACATTTTAAGTTTAGCAGACGTATTGAATTCTGAATGGCGT gatccTAATTTAAATAAAGTTACTTTATCTTTCTGTGCTCGAGGCGTGATGGTAGCCAATGAAAAGCCAGTTTCTGGATGGAATCCAGTAAGGAAACCACAAAGCGACAGCATCAACGTGTTA ACAAAGATGTCTGGCAGCCGCTGA
- the Rad17 gene encoding rad17 checkpoint clamp loader component isoform X1: MNSCAHQHYNMAHSKKNSSWLMPSFDNEPVRKSPKVNRTVSHAFETSVFKAPSTLLLPRRKSTSDLSALLEACEPRNPSELVVSRQKQQEISNWLQYKVRRGRPCALILSGSSGCGKTTAIRVLAKENDFNVTEWITPIDPAMDENNRVMRQGDRFEEFLIRATRYKSVLSSYSSRILLIKDFPNVYMDEKDSFHSLLGKYFEMGKEPIVFICTDSGNSRLLQMLFPPNIREKFGIDMININPVTQAAMKNALKRISCTLNSIAGHMLDVTQEKIDEILSNSIGDIRNAVLNIIFISLRVPDEQQENKCNAREEALGLLHGVGRVINPKRVQNGNSWKFAHDPDEIAAFFQSQATVFLRFLQENYLNTMRGIEEVNVCGDILSLADVLNSEWRDPNLNKVTLSFCARGVMVANEKPVSGWNPVRKPQSDSINVQRCLAAAEVRWYESIINSKPKETEDLFDVDIESVIE; this comes from the exons ATGAATTCTTGTGCACATCAACATTATAACATGGCCCATTCAAAG AAAAATAGCAGTTGGCTGATGCCATCGTTCGACAACGAACCTGTTAGAAAGTCGCCGAAAGTGAATCGCACTGTGTCACACGCTTTCGAGACCAGTGTGTTCAAAGCGCCAAGCACCCTACTACTTCCTAGGAGAAAAAGTACAAGCGATCTGTCTGCTTTGCTGGAAGCTTGCGAGCCACGAAATCCTTCTGAATTAGTAGTCAGCAGACAGAAACAGCAAGAGATTTCGAACTGGCTACAATATAAAGTGAGAAGGGGCCGACCGTGCGCGTTAATTTTATCTGGCTCGTCGGGGTGTGGGAAAACCACTGCGATAAGAGTACTTGCCAAGGAAAATGATTTCAATGTCACCGAGTGGATCACCCCTATTGATCCAGCGATGGATGAAAATA ATAGGGTAATGAGACAAGGAGACAGATTTGAAGAGTTTTTAATTAGAGCTACTCGTTATAAGTCGGTCTTAAGTAGTTACTCCAGTCGTATTCTTCTAATCAAGGATTTTCCGAATGTCTATATGGATGAGAAAGATAGCTTTCACTCTCTGTTGGG AAAATACTTTGAGATGGGAAAGGAACCTATAGTCTTCATATGTACGGACTCAGGGAATTCAAGATTACTGCAAATGCTATTTCCTCCTAATATAAGAGAAAAATTTGGCATCGATATGATCAA TATAAATCCTGTTACGCAAGCTGCGATGAAGAACGCACTGAAACGAATAAGCTGTACTTTAAATTCAATCGCTGGGCACATGCTGGATGTTACCCAAGAGAAGATTGATGAAATCTTATCGAACAGTATAGGCGACATCAGAAATGCAGTcttgaatattattttcatttcattGAGAG TACCTGACGAACAGCAAGAAAACAAATGCAATGCTCGAGAAGAGGCCTTGGGACTTTTACATGGTGTTGGACGAGTAATTAACCCAAAGA GAGTTCAGAATGGGAATTCTTGGAAATTCGCCCACGATCCCGATGAAATAGCAGCTTTTTTTCAATCACAAGCGACGGTGTTCCTGCGCTTCCtccaagaaaattatttaaataccatGAGGGGTATAGAGGAAGTGAACGTCTGTGGAGACATTTTAAGTTTAGCAGACGTATTGAATTCTGAATGGCGT gatccTAATTTAAATAAAGTTACTTTATCTTTCTGTGCTCGAGGCGTGATGGTAGCCAATGAAAAGCCAGTTTCTGGATGGAATCCAGTAAGGAAACCACAAAGCGACAGCATCAACGT ACAAAGATGTCTGGCAGCCGCTGAAGTTCGGTGGTACGAGTCAATAATTAATTCAAAGCCAAAGGAGACGGAGGATTTGTTCGATGTTGACATCGAATCAGTTATCGAGTAA
- the Ip3k1 gene encoding inositol-trisphosphate 3-kinase-like protein isoform X1 — protein sequence MSSSVCHAPLPARMEAFTTRLCLRAADQYERLLQAHFKPSNKEQTRINHNSTHKERRRQKDASSGGTYNAFRQWRRSTSTGSNRSNSVGSSSAGSIAKLPNDPATVHKMDQFPMVLSDATMPEEDLSLKFLALNALDLTAPASDVLLKNRLKSWFQLTGHPDGFAPAGPGTVWKRKTGGSENTERIVYEALSKDKELRDCIPRYYREVEYKGEMFIELQDLLFGFSDPHVMDIKMGTRTFLESEVSKTTARPDLYQKMIAVDPTAPTKKEHEQRAVTKLRYMQFREEQSSTCSHGFRVEGMKLPGAPPITDLKKVKSHQEVLDTMKLFLERREVTRQKLLVRLKSLRSKIEASEYFKTHEIIGSSIFMIYDDDKVGVWLIDFAKTGALPKGQRVTHRKPWEQGNREEGFLFGLDNLISTIEAVDISKAA from the exons ATGTCAAGCAGTGTTTGCCACGCGCCCCTGCCAGCACGAATGGAAGCGTTCACCACGAGGCTCTGTCTCCGTGCTGCCGACCAATATGAGCGGCTTCTGCAGGCTCACTTCAAG CCCTCGAACAAAGAGCAGACGCGGATCAACCATAACTCCACCCACAAGGAGCGCCGAAGGCAGAAGGATGCCTCGTCAGGAGGCACCTACAACGCATTCCGTCAATGGCGAAGGAGCACCTCGACGGGCTCGAATCGATCCAACAGCGTCGGCTCCAGCTCGGCTGGATCCATCGCCAAGCTTCCCAATGATCCAGCGACGGTGCATAAAATGGACCAATTCCCTATGGTCCTCTCCGACGCCACTATGCCCGAAGAGGATCTCTCGTTGAAGTTTCTGGCACTG AATGCTTTGGATTTAACAGCGCCGGCCAGCGACGTTCTGCTGAAGAACAGGCTGAAGTCCTGGTTCCAATTAACCGGACATCCGGATGGCTTCGCGCCGGCTGGTCCTGGCACAGTTTGGAAACGAAAGACGGGGGGATCGGAGAATACAGAGAGAATCGTTTACGAGGCTCTCAGCAAGGATAAGGAATTGCGGGATTGCATACCGAG ATACTATCGAGAAGTCGAGTACAAGGGCGAGATGTTCATCGAGCTGCAGGACTTGCTCTTCGGCTTCAGCGACCCGCACGTGATGGACATAAAGATGGGCACGAGGACGTTCCTCGAGTCCGAGGTGTCGAAGACCACCGCGCGACCGGACCTCTACCAGAAGATGATCGCGGTCGACCCGACCGCGCCGACGAAGAAGGAACACGAGCAACGCGCCGTGACGAAGTTACGGTACATGCAGTTCCGCGAGGAGCAGAGCTCGACCTGCAGCCACGGGTTCCGCGTCGAGGGTATGAAATTGCCGGGCGCACCGCCGATCACGGATCTGAAGAAAGTCAAGTCGCACCAGGAGGTCCTCGACACCATGAAGCTGTTTCTAGAGAGGCGCGAGGTGACGCGCCAGAAGCTGCTCGTACGCCTGAAAAGCCTGCGCTCCAAAATCGAGGCGTCCGAATATTTCAAAACTCACGAA ATAATTGGTAGTAGCATCTTCATGATTTACGACGACGACAAAGTTGGCGTGTGGCTGATCGACTTCGCTAAAACAGGAGCACTGCCAAAGGGGCAAAGGGTGACACACAGAAAGCCATGGGAACAAGGCAACCGCGAGGAAGGATTTCTATTTGGCCTTGATAACTTGATTTCAACGATAGAAGCAGTTGACATTTCAAAGGCGGCATAG
- the Ip3k1 gene encoding inositol-trisphosphate 3-kinase-like protein isoform X2, translating to MSGFCRLTSRFLWLQPSNKEQTRINHNSTHKERRRQKDASSGGTYNAFRQWRRSTSTGSNRSNSVGSSSAGSIAKLPNDPATVHKMDQFPMVLSDATMPEEDLSLKFLALNALDLTAPASDVLLKNRLKSWFQLTGHPDGFAPAGPGTVWKRKTGGSENTERIVYEALSKDKELRDCIPRYYREVEYKGEMFIELQDLLFGFSDPHVMDIKMGTRTFLESEVSKTTARPDLYQKMIAVDPTAPTKKEHEQRAVTKLRYMQFREEQSSTCSHGFRVEGMKLPGAPPITDLKKVKSHQEVLDTMKLFLERREVTRQKLLVRLKSLRSKIEASEYFKTHEIIGSSIFMIYDDDKVGVWLIDFAKTGALPKGQRVTHRKPWEQGNREEGFLFGLDNLISTIEAVDISKAA from the exons ATGAGCGGCTTCTGCAGGCTCACTTCAAG ATTTCTTTGGTTACAGCCCTCGAACAAAGAGCAGACGCGGATCAACCATAACTCCACCCACAAGGAGCGCCGAAGGCAGAAGGATGCCTCGTCAGGAGGCACCTACAACGCATTCCGTCAATGGCGAAGGAGCACCTCGACGGGCTCGAATCGATCCAACAGCGTCGGCTCCAGCTCGGCTGGATCCATCGCCAAGCTTCCCAATGATCCAGCGACGGTGCATAAAATGGACCAATTCCCTATGGTCCTCTCCGACGCCACTATGCCCGAAGAGGATCTCTCGTTGAAGTTTCTGGCACTG AATGCTTTGGATTTAACAGCGCCGGCCAGCGACGTTCTGCTGAAGAACAGGCTGAAGTCCTGGTTCCAATTAACCGGACATCCGGATGGCTTCGCGCCGGCTGGTCCTGGCACAGTTTGGAAACGAAAGACGGGGGGATCGGAGAATACAGAGAGAATCGTTTACGAGGCTCTCAGCAAGGATAAGGAATTGCGGGATTGCATACCGAG ATACTATCGAGAAGTCGAGTACAAGGGCGAGATGTTCATCGAGCTGCAGGACTTGCTCTTCGGCTTCAGCGACCCGCACGTGATGGACATAAAGATGGGCACGAGGACGTTCCTCGAGTCCGAGGTGTCGAAGACCACCGCGCGACCGGACCTCTACCAGAAGATGATCGCGGTCGACCCGACCGCGCCGACGAAGAAGGAACACGAGCAACGCGCCGTGACGAAGTTACGGTACATGCAGTTCCGCGAGGAGCAGAGCTCGACCTGCAGCCACGGGTTCCGCGTCGAGGGTATGAAATTGCCGGGCGCACCGCCGATCACGGATCTGAAGAAAGTCAAGTCGCACCAGGAGGTCCTCGACACCATGAAGCTGTTTCTAGAGAGGCGCGAGGTGACGCGCCAGAAGCTGCTCGTACGCCTGAAAAGCCTGCGCTCCAAAATCGAGGCGTCCGAATATTTCAAAACTCACGAA ATAATTGGTAGTAGCATCTTCATGATTTACGACGACGACAAAGTTGGCGTGTGGCTGATCGACTTCGCTAAAACAGGAGCACTGCCAAAGGGGCAAAGGGTGACACACAGAAAGCCATGGGAACAAGGCAACCGCGAGGAAGGATTTCTATTTGGCCTTGATAACTTGATTTCAACGATAGAAGCAGTTGACATTTCAAAGGCGGCATAG